In Eleutherodactylus coqui strain aEleCoq1 chromosome 11, aEleCoq1.hap1, whole genome shotgun sequence, a single window of DNA contains:
- the LOC136582853 gene encoding uncharacterized protein, producing MAGEQEIAPQSGCCNSKMIIQLILFIIWTPLSIALIVVGGVYRDDCPTEQFIPVFMIVFGAFSLSYWILLPLECCLPTVRRILSILIALFMFAWFIAGSVWVFRIYGNPNRDCHNGMYYYVFSILIIIYIFILLGIIFGLLACLCCENSCATKICSYFQSCIDCCPCLACLKCDCLEKCLSCCKCLQCCSCLQNCSCLQSCCSCLQSCSCLDSCCGCLKSCSCLESCNCLQCLQCSDCSSCLQCCDCFKSLCCCCKNIQCSSCLNCNMCAQCCQCLQCCAAKA from the exons ATGGCAGGAGAACAAGAAATTGCACCACAAAGTG GTTGCTGCAATAGCAAAATGA TCATCCAGTTAATTTTATTTATAATATGGACTCCGCTATCCATTGCACTCATTGTTGTAG GCGGTGTATACAGAGATGACTGCCCAACAGAACAGTTTATCCCAGTTTTTATGATTGTATTTGGGGCATTCAGCCTTTCATATTGGATACTGTTACCCCTTGAATGTTGCTTGCCCACTGTCAGAAGAATTCTGAGCATTCTCATTGCACTCTTCATGTTCGCCTGGTTTATTGCAG GAAGCGTCTGGGTCTTCAGAATTTATGGCAACCCAAACAGAGATTGCCACAATGGCATGTATTACTACGTTTTTTCAATcctgattattatatatatttttattttacttggaATTATTTTCGGCCTGCTTGCCTGCCTCTGCTGTGAGAATTCA TGCGCTACTAAGATATGCAGCTACTTCCAGTCCTGCATAGACTGCTGTCCTTGTTTGGCATGCCTCAAATGTGATTGTTTAGAGAAATGCCTAAGCTGCTGTAAATGCCTCCAGTGCTGCAGctgtcttcagaactgcagctgCCTACAGTCCTGCTGCAGCTGCCTACAGTCCTGCAGCTGTCTAGACTCCTGCTGCGGCTGCCTAAAGTCCTGCAGCTGCCTGGAGTCCTGCAACTGCCTACAGTGCTTACAATGCTCAGATTGCTCCAGTTGTTTGCAGTGTTGTGATTGTTTTAAGTCCTTGTGCTGCTGTTGTAAAAATATCCAGTGCAGCAGTTGCCTGAACTGCAACATGTGCGCTCAGTGCTGCCAGTGTTTACAGTGTTGTGCTGCAAAAGCCTGA